The DNA window TCACGGTGAAACGCACGAAGCATGATCGCTCAGGTGACCAGAATGATGGCCGGGATCAGCACAAGAAGTTCGAACGGGATGAGCACGAGAAACGTGTCTTGCGGGTTGAGTCGCCAGAACGCCAGGAGGCCGGCGATCACCGCGAGGGAGACGAGGAGGGTCGAAAGGCGGATGCGAGGGACGTGCATCAGATCATCTCTTACGACACACCGCGATCAGGAGGTCCCGTCATCTCAACGCGGCGCGGAAGGTCGCAACGAAACAGGGCCACCCGGACCCCCTCAGAAAAAAGGGGGCGGGCGGCCCGAGATTGATGGGACCAGGAGGGGCTCAGAGGGCCTCGTAGCAGGACCGGGAGGGGTCGCAGCAGAGGTCTTTCTGGGCGAGGTCGTCGTCGGGACCGAAGGCCTTGTGGGTGGACAGGCACCAGTAGATGGTGTTGTCGTAGTCGCCGTGCGACTCGGCGGGGCCATCGGTGTAGACGTACATGCCCTTGCTCCGGAGCTTGCGGCACGGGGGGCCGACCATCTGGTACTCCGGAGGGGGGGGCGGCGACGGTTCGGGAGCCGGCTCGGGAGCGACGGCGGGGTCGGGCTCGAGGCCGGGCTCGGGCTTCGGTTTCATGGATCGCACGGGGTCAGGCCTCCGTGTTGGACCAGTACTCATCTCCCGCGGCCCGGAGCAGGGCGCGCTTGACGGCGGTCTTGACCAGGGGGACCTTGTAGGCGTTCTTCGAGAGGGGCTTGGCCCCCTCGGTGGCGGCCTGTCCGGCGGCCTCGGCCGAATCGGTGCTGATCGCCTTGCCGGCGATGGCGGCCTCGGCGGCCTTCGCCTGGTAAGGGACCGGCGCGACGCCGCCGAGGATGATCGACGGCTCGCCGCCGTTCTCTGGAACGCAGACGGCAGCCATGACGATCGGCCAGTCGTGCGAGAGCTTCTGGCGGATCTCGTAGAAGGCGTTTTTGCCCTTCGGCGCGGGCACGAGGATGCGGGTGATGACCTCGCCGGTGGTGAGGGTCAGCTCGCGGTCGCCTTCCTCCTTCGGGACCTGGTAAAGGTCCATGACGGGGATCGTCCGGGAGCCGTTGGGGCCGACGATCTCGGCCTCGGCACCGAGGGCGATGAGGGCCGGGGCGAGGTTCGACGGGGTGACGAACAGGGCGTCGCCGTCGGTCATGAAGATGGCGTGGTAGCGGTTGTCGCCGTTGCGGACGAGGTGGCCGTTTTCGGGCTGACCGCCGAGGTCGATGTCGTAGGGGGCGAACTCCCCTTCGAGCTCTCGGATGAGCTTCTGCTTGGCATCGCCGTCACGCTGGCCGCCGAGCAGGCCGAAGCCGGATCGGTAGTACCAGCAGCGGGGGCGCTGAAGCAGGTTGCCGGCCACGGTCGCCATGTTGCGGATCTGAGGGGTGGCGATGGAGCGGGCGGCCTGCTTGATGGCCGGGTATTTCTCGGCGATCGTCTTGTCTTCGAGCAGTTCGGCCAGGGTGGTGCCGGCGCCGATGGCGAGTGTTCCGCCCTCGGTGCTGATGCCGCGGAAGGAGTCGTCCTCAATGGCCTTGAGGTAGACGACCCGTTCGGGGCTGGAGATATAATCCTTCATGCGGCAGAGCAGATCGGTGCCGCCGGAAAGACCCTCGCTGGACTCGGCGCCGGCCAGGGCCTGAACGGCCTGCTCGACGCTGGTCGGGCTGGCGTATTCAAAGGCTTTCATGGGTTCTGATTGCTCCTCGGAATGATCGGATCGGCCGGGGCGGCGGAAGGGACGAGGGTGAGCGATCAACCTGGTCCGGGCTTCCACCGCCTTCGGGGATCGCGCATCAGGCCTTGGCCAGGGCGTTGAGGACGTTCATGGGGGTCATGGGGAAGTTCGGGACACGGGTGCCGAGGGCGTTGGCCACGGCGTTGCCGATGGCGGCGGCGGTGGCGATCGTCGGCGGCTCGCCGACGCCGATCACGCCTCGCTTGCGCATCTGCTCGTTGTCGAAGGGGATGATGTCGATGGCCGGGATGTCGCTGGCCCCAGCGAGCTTGTACAGCTCCATGTCGGGGTTCAGGCAGAGGCCGGTCGAGGGGTCCATGACCAGTTCTTCGAACAGGCCATAGTTCAATCCCATGATCACGCCGCCATAGACCTGGCTTTTCCAGGTCATCATGTTCAGGATCAACCCGGTGTCCTGCACGGCGACGATCTTGTTGAGCTTGACGACGCCGGTTTCGGTATCGACGGTCAGGTCGACGAACTGGCAGCCGCCGACGCCCTGGGCGGTCAGGCCTTCGGAGAAGCTGCCGGTGACGTTGATCGGCATGGTGCCGAGCTTGCGGCAGGCTTCTTTCCAGGGAACTTCACGTTCCCCCTTCACCAGGATGACGCCCTTGCCGATTTCCAGGTCGCCCGGTTCGGCGTCGAGCGCACTGGCGATGCGCTTGAACAGGAGGTCTCGGGCTTCGAGGGCGGCATTGTAAGCCGGCGGGGCCATGGACGGAGTCGTGGTCGATCCGCCGGAGGCCTGGCCAGGGGGGAACTGCGAGTTGCCGATGTTCGAGGTGATGTCGGTCGTGTTCAGACCGAGGACCTCAGCGGCAATCTGGGCGAGGACGGTCCGGCAACCGGTGCCGATGTCCTGGGTGGCGCTGCGCAGCTCGACCGAGCCGTCGGGGTTGATGATGCAGGTGACCTGCTTGTCGTCTCGGCCGCCGCCGCCCCACTGGTGCAGGGCCATGCCGAAGCCGCGTTTGAGGGGTCCGCTGGCCTTGGCGTTTTCGGAGCGGGGCTTGCGTTGATCCCAGCCGATGGCCTCGGCCCCGAGCTTGATCTGATCGCGGTAGATCTCGCTGCGGTTCAGGGGTTCGCCGGCACCGCTGGGGACGGTGTCTTGCTCGGCGAGGCTGTTGAGGCGCATCTGCAAGGGGTCGATGCCCATCTTCTCGGCCAGGTCGTCGAGGGCCGATTCCATGATGAGGCAGCCCTGGGGGTGCCCTGGGGCTCGCATGGCTCGGGCATTGCCGCCGTTGATGCGGATGTCGGTGTGCTGGCGACGGCTGTTGGGCACCTCATAAACGTAGGGCAAGGGGAAGGCGGCCCCACGAGAGATGCCGCCGGTGCCGGCGGTTTCGGCGATCAGGGCGGTGATCTTGCCGTCCTTGTCGGCGGCAAGCGTCAGCTTGGCCGAGGCGCTGGGACGGTTGCCGGCGGTCAGGTGTTCCTGGATGCGGTCGAGGAAGAGCCAGACGGGCTTGCCGGTCTTCTTGGCCAGCTCTCCGGCGGCGACGCCCCAGGTATCGGCCCCGAACTTCGCGCCGAAGCCGCCGCCCATGACGGGGGTCAGCACGGTGACATCGGTGGCGGGCACATTGAAGGCGCCGGCCATTTCCGATTCCACGCCGT is part of the Tautonia rosea genome and encodes:
- a CDS encoding FAD binding domain-containing protein — encoded protein: MKAFEYASPTSVEQAVQALAGAESSEGLSGGTDLLCRMKDYISSPERVVYLKAIEDDSFRGISTEGGTLAIGAGTTLAELLEDKTIAEKYPAIKQAARSIATPQIRNMATVAGNLLQRPRCWYYRSGFGLLGGQRDGDAKQKLIRELEGEFAPYDIDLGGQPENGHLVRNGDNRYHAIFMTDGDALFVTPSNLAPALIALGAEAEIVGPNGSRTIPVMDLYQVPKEEGDRELTLTTGEVITRILVPAPKGKNAFYEIRQKLSHDWPIVMAAVCVPENGGEPSIILGGVAPVPYQAKAAEAAIAGKAISTDSAEAAGQAATEGAKPLSKNAYKVPLVKTAVKRALLRAAGDEYWSNTEA
- a CDS encoding xanthine dehydrogenase family protein molybdopterin-binding subunit — its product is MAALWPDNPRLIGEGVPRLDGLAKASGRAKYPSDERPDGVLFAVVLHSPHAHAKIVKIDTSKAEAIPGVKGVHLIANEGATLRYHGEEIAAVAAESEEIARDGCRAIAIEYEVLPHAVTEAQAVADGAPQLTPRGNTQAGRAQEDGDPEAAIKEAAASIEGEYSVPVITHVCLETHGQVVRWDGDTKMTVWASTQNVDGVESEMAGAFNVPATDVTVLTPVMGGGFGAKFGADTWGVAAGELAKKTGKPVWLFLDRIQEHLTAGNRPSASAKLTLAADKDGKITALIAETAGTGGISRGAAFPLPYVYEVPNSRRQHTDIRINGGNARAMRAPGHPQGCLIMESALDDLAEKMGIDPLQMRLNSLAEQDTVPSGAGEPLNRSEIYRDQIKLGAEAIGWDQRKPRSENAKASGPLKRGFGMALHQWGGGGRDDKQVTCIINPDGSVELRSATQDIGTGCRTVLAQIAAEVLGLNTTDITSNIGNSQFPPGQASGGSTTTPSMAPPAYNAALEARDLLFKRIASALDAEPGDLEIGKGVILVKGEREVPWKEACRKLGTMPINVTGSFSEGLTAQGVGGCQFVDLTVDTETGVVKLNKIVAVQDTGLILNMMTWKSQVYGGVIMGLNYGLFEELVMDPSTGLCLNPDMELYKLAGASDIPAIDIIPFDNEQMRKRGVIGVGEPPTIATAAAIGNAVANALGTRVPNFPMTPMNVLNALAKA